A window of Rhizophagus irregularis chromosome 9, complete sequence genomic DNA:
CGCCGTCCAATACCAAGGTCCTGGCAAACAACTCGCTATAGCAAATAAAGGTGGACCTGttgaaatattggaaaaatgGGATGTCGGAAGCATTATAGAACCTCAAATTATTCCCAATGTTACCATTTGTTCCATACCAGTCCCTAGTGAATGTGCAACAGCAGATGGAATGAAAGTTATTGCTAATGATAAACATACTGCTGGTGACCCTAATCAGTTGTGGACATTAGAGagtcatttttaattattttaaatgtacaatattgataaaatatatagtgTGGGCATTTTGTATAGTATATAGCGTAGATGTGTAACttgcatcaaaaaaaaataaaaataaaaaaatctatgccaatttttttatattttcaagtCAATGAAATTTTGTCACGTggtctttttatttatactaacttgaaattttaaataaagctgCATCTTAAATAAATGTGATACAAACggattaaagatattattgggtGATGagatattacaaataatttattgttttgatCCTCAAGGCTTTAGGATTCTTGATAATATTGCTTCTAAGCTATCCTCTTTGTTTATAATGTATGTTTGGAAAATCATAACATTTGCAATTAAGACATTCGTCAAAGATGTCAATAAAGAAGCAATTATTAATGAAGTGTATTAACTATACAGCTTTTTATCGTAAATAGCTTTATCAAATTCaccatttttatttcatgTAACGGGAATTGTTAATCCTCATCcaaatataattacattttatgGAGTCACGAAATTAGATGAAATCAACTATTCGCTTGTTTCTTGAATTTGAacattaaaaagttatatgaGGGAAAATATCATAACCTTTAAATGGAAAAGCTAATTAGCGTTTGCTTAAGAAATTGCGAATACGATTTCCAACTTTTTATTATCAGTACTATGAGATAATGAACCTTTCTCTAACATTTCTAAAGTAGTATATTTTTCTAACTCTTTGATGACGATTCAAATGGTGTAtcattatatctattatatctattaattttttaattgcattttttgattaaagTCAACAAGTTTCATATTTCTACTAgtccagtttgtaaaattatttttttaattgatttatttaacattggttacaccatttataactttttatcttCGTATTTTGttaccacatttttcacaataagGTGAAcgcaaaattataaattcggTTTTCATATCCCGGCCGGGTCGGATAAATcacaaattcaaaattttaatttttttatattaagataattggccaataaaaatagtttatactttataatatcatgtgataacCGCATGTATTACagaaatcaatataaattgaGACAGACACATtgctttaaagaaaatttctcattctagtaaatgtaaaaaaagattaacaattttatttatttattttattaaatattttacaattgatTTCCCACgccaaaaatttaataattacgaTATCATTAACCTAAAACTTTTaacatatgaaaattattaatcagatagctaaattttattggttaaaatttttgaattttaaaataaaaatctggGCGACTGGGTCAAAATAGAGTTACGATCTCATCCGATCTGGTCAGATGACGGATGACTGGGAACATCCGTCAGATtaacttttgaaatttttttttaaaaaaatttttagatggtatgtttttgtgtttttttttaattaagaacaTTTTTGTGGGTTAGGCAAAAAATGTCTTTGATCTTAATTATATAGAAGAATTccattagaaaataaattaacctgccgatccatttttttttcactttttcaataaaataaataagagcgattttttttatgtaataacaaaaaaaaattgtttttcattaataaaaatttaaaaattatatttaattaaaaatcattattatttttcaaaattaatggTTGGATTGCGGCTGTGAAATTCCATGGAATTTCTGCGATTAATCCAGGATCAGATGATTCAGAATCAGATCATCTGTTTCATCCGCGGATGAATCCTGTCATCTGATCTGTCAGATCGGATCCATCTGATTCATCCGTCGGTCggatttaagtttatttttttctaaacttTTGGCCCGGGTTTTTTGGTCGAACGCCAAAAAATAACCAaccaaaattagataatttctgGAGTCGTCATCTCTTCGCGTGACAGGgctaaaatatatcaatataagGAGATTTCAATCTAAAAGCAgtttttattggataatttttgtACAGCAAAATCCGACTGAAAAATGTGACCGACCGGAAATGAACAGGGCTATTGTGATATGAAAACCGAATTTATAACTTTGCGTCGCCTAatagtatcattattttaaataaaaatagcacAATACTAAATTTAACTAACGAAGAAAATATGACGTAATGATGGACTCGTAGATAATCACAGTATTAatgtttgattatttttattttgagttatcaaaaattgattttttttaggtctgtttctatttgtacactaTGTAAACACAAGTCGCATGATTGTCCATGATCACATggctttaattaatttttattataagcttcgaaaagtaaaatttcctAACAAATTACCCCTATCCTAATCCTACAACAAATTCTAAAGAACAAATGgtctttaatgaaattctaAATAAGTTTAGAGTAATGTTCGTACTGATTTCATTTCCACGCTCGCGCcctttttattgataatactGCTATTACCACCTTCTACATTTTGTCATAATATATACTGATCTGTCTTCTATCTCCTAATATCTGTTTACCTTTAAATGATGAATTCTAAACGCTAGATTTAATCATCTTTGGTTTGTTGCCTTTcgttaatattgattttaattttaaacggatggtactttaaattttaaaagtttaagtaatatttgatatgattttaatacAAGTTGACCAATAATAGAtggaataaatataattaatacaattagaattaattgattGGCAATAATTGAGAATACATTGATATgtagaatttttcaaaaacaaaaaaataatatctcaTAATCATATCATGTAGTAAATTGAAAATGATTGGCAAATTTCATGTGATAAAAATCGGAAAgcatgatttaaaaaaaatataaatatcatgtgGCAGGTGTAAATACATATGGtgtataataagaaattttcattttataatatttattatatttcataacttttcaaaaattaatctGGGTTTAGGATCACTTTCAACAATCACAAGAGTAAATTAAAACCGGGATCATTAATATCtatattcttattaatttttttttgataaaaaaaatattctaaagctttatttatatttttaattttgaaaacataatatattataaatacaactTGGGttcattcatattttttataataattaaactgtTTATTTAATCCAAATTgaatcaagaaattttataactttcaTGATCAAAACTAATCAAAGATATGGGTAAAATAATACCATcactaaaatattatattctttacattcttttcaaaaaatatcaa
This region includes:
- a CDS encoding uncharacterized protein (SECRETED:cutsite_AQG-IV; SECRETED:prob_0.9221); SECRETED:SignalP(1-21) codes for the protein MKFILLLLFLLLNILTDVAQGIVIIPTKIQLSNSNLFWALDGSNVILSPNGIKWAIYNNEISPYGNDTVAVQYQGPGKQLAIANKGGPVEILEKWDVGSIIEPQIIPNVTICSIPVPSECATADGMKVIANDKHTAGDPNQLWTLESHF